The Vicia villosa cultivar HV-30 ecotype Madison, WI linkage group LG1, Vvil1.0, whole genome shotgun sequence genome includes a region encoding these proteins:
- the LOC131653522 gene encoding uncharacterized protein LOC131653522, producing the protein MDIVGQRALKKKVRDITHPFTSSMCPPPVTYKPKRGVKKSRKGEESDVHRDPSQWEYVDALEGSQTTKRSCTQPSGSQSSTMQIGKQPFINYAKSKYLSQFPAFFHPYINDIVDVEPDGNCDFRCISSALGWGEEACYDVRRQLHTQIQQHADFFSKLFYDTVSDVSNSLLLKHLGFQGKEKWMSIPDMGYPVASKYSVVFVSLSMRMNITFFPLLIAPPPYTSRHTIIVVGFVNSNHWIQIKLRPDCPLPSVIDRWRNNCSNNAKGWESTYAGRFRHWEALAGNSDIQKNISMEPKTVEIL; encoded by the coding sequence ATGGATATTGTGGGTCAAAGGGCGTTGAAGAAAAAAGTTCGTGATATTACCCATCCATTCACATCTTCAATGTGTCCACCGCCAGTCACATACAAACCAAAGAGAGGAGTTAAGAAGAGTAGAAAGGGGGAAGAAAGTGATGTGCATCGTGATCCAAGTCAGTGGGAATATGTTGATGCTTTGGAGGGTAGTCAGACTACAAAGAGATCATGCAcacaaccaagtgggagtcaatcTTCAACCATGCAGATTGGTAAGCAACCTTTTATCAATTATGCAAAATCCAAATACTTGTCACAGTTTCCAGCCTTCTTTCATCCATACATCAATGACATTGTTGATGTTGAACCGGATGGAAATTGTGATTTCCGTTGTATTTCATCTGCATTAGGATGGGGGGAAGAAGCATGTTATGATGTTCGAAGACAACTTCATACTCAAATCCAGCAACATGCAGATTTTTTTTCCAAGTTGTTCTATGACACTGTCTCTGATGTTAGTAATTCATTACTCTTAAAACACTTGGGTTTTCAGGGTAAAGAGAAATGGATGTCGATTCCTGATATGGGTTACCCTGTTGCTTCTAAATACAGTGttgtatttgtttctctttccatgaGAATGAATATAACATTTTTCCCACTTCTCATAGCTCCACCCCCATACACGAGTCGACATACGATCATTGTTGTTGGTTTTGTCAACAGTAATCATTGGATTCAGATAAAGTTGAGACCCGATTGTCCACTGCCGTCCGTCATTGATCGTTGGAGGAATAATTGTTCTAATAATGCAAAAGGATGGGAATCAACATATGCGGGTCGGTTTAGACACTGGGAAGCACTGGCAGGAAACTCAGACATTCAGAAGAATATTTCTATGGAACCAAAAACTGTTGAGATATTGTAA